tatatagtagaggtgtgaggatgtgtatatagtagaggtgtggggatgtgtatatagtagaggtgtgaggatgtgtatatagtagaggtgtggatgtgtatatagtagaggtgtgggatgtgtatatagtagaggtgtggggatgtgtatatagtagaggtgtgggatgtgtatatagtagaggtgtggggatgtgtatatagtagaggtgtgggatgtgtatatagtagagtgtggggatgtgtatatagtagaggtgtggggatgtgtatatagtagaggtgtgaggagtgtattgggtagaggtgtgggatgtgtatatagtagaggtgtaggatgtgtatatagtagaggtgtgggatgtgtatatagtagaggtgtggggatgtgtatatagtagaggtgtggggatgtgtatatagtagaggtgtgggggatgtgtatatagtagaggtgtggggatgtgtatatagtagaggtgtgaggatgtgtatatagtagaggtgtgggatgtgtatatagtagaggtgtgaggatgtgtatatagtagaggtgtgaggatgtgtatagtGGTATTGGTagagtgtgaggatgtgtatatagtagaggtgtgatgatgtgtagtagaggtgtgaggatgtgtatatagtagaggtgtgggatgtgtattgagtagaggtgtggggatgtgtatatagtagaggtgtggggatgtgtatatagtagaggtgtgggatgtgtatatagtagaggtgtgggatgtgtatttagtagaggtgtgaggatgtgtattgagtagaggtgtgaggatgtgtatatagtagaggtgtgaggatgtgtatatagtagaggtgtggggatgtgtattgagtagaggtgtgaggatgtgtatatagtagaggtgtgggatgtgtatatagtagaggtgtgggatgtgtatatagtagaggtgtgggatgtgtatatagtagaggtgtgggatgtgtatatagtagaggtgtgggatgtgtatatagtagaggtgtgggatgtgtattgagtagaggtgtgaggattgtatattgagtagaggtgtgaggatgtgtatatagtagaggtgtgaggatgtgtattgagtagaggtgtgaggatgtgtatatagtagaggtgtgaggatgtgtatatagtagaggtgtgtggatgtgtatatagtagaggtgtgggatgtgtatatagtagaggtgtggggatgtgtattgagtagaggtgtgaggatgtgtattgggtagaggtgtgggatgtgtattgagtagaggtgtgaggatgtgtatatagtagaggtgtgaggatgtgtatatagtagaggtgtgggatgtgtatatagtagaggtgtgggatgtgtattgagtagaggtgtgaggatgtgtattgggtagaggtgtggggatgtgtatatagtagaggtgtggggatgtgtatatagtagaggtgtggggatgtgtatatagtagaggtgtgggatgtgtattgagtagaggtgtgaggatgtgtattgggtagaggtgtgaggatgtgtatatagtagaggtgtgtggatgtgtatatagtagaggtgtgggatgtgtatatagtagaggtgtgaggatgtgtatatagtagaggtgtgggatgtgtattgagtagaggtgtgaggatgtgtattgagtagaggtgtggggatgtgtatatagtagaggtgtgggatgtgtatatagtagaggtgtgggatgtgtattgagtagaggtgtgggatgtgtatatagtagaggtgtgggatgtgtattgagtagaggtgtgaggatgtgtatatagtagaggtgtgaggatgtgtatatagtagaggtgtgggatgtgtatatagtagaggtgtgatgatgtgtatatagtagaggtgtgggatgtgtatatagtagaggtgtgggatgtgtattgagtagaggtgtgaggatgtgtatatagtagaggtgtgggatgtgtatatagtagaggtgtgggatgtgtattgagtagaggtgtgaggatgtgtatatagtagaggtgtgaggatgtgtatatagtagaggtgtgggatgtgtatatagtagaggtgtgggatgtgtatatagtagaggtgtgatgatgtgtattgggtagaggtgtgggatgtgtatatagtagaggtgtgggatgtgtatatagtagaggtgtgggatgtgtattgggtagaggtgtggggatgtgtatatagtagaggtgtgatgatgtgtattgggtagaggtgtgggatgtgtattgggtagaggtgtggggatgtgtatatagtagaggtgtgggatgtgtatatagtagaggtgtgaggatgtgtattgggtagaggtgtgggatgtgtatatagtagaggtgtgaggatgtgtatatagtagaggtgtgaggatgtgtatatagtagaggtgtggggatgtgtatatagtagaggtgtgaggatgtgtattgggtagaggtgtgaggatgtgtattgagtagaggtgtgaggatgtgtatatagtagaggtgtgaggatgtgtattgggtagaggtgtgaggatgtgtattgagtagaggtgtgaggatgtgtattgagtagaggtgtgatgatgtgtattgagtagaggtgtgaggatgtgtattgagtagaggtgtgaggatgtgtatatagtagaggtgtgggatgtgtatatagtagaggtgtgaggatgtgtatataatagaggtgtgaggatgtgtattgagtagaggtgtgggatgtgtatatagtagaggtgtgaggatgtgtattgagtagaggtgtgggatgtgtatatagtagaggtgtggggatgtgtatatagtagaggtgtgggatgtgtattgagtagaggtgtgggatgtgtatatagtagaggtgtgggatgtgtattgagtagaggtgtgaggatgtgtatatagtagaggtgtgaggatgtgtattgagtagaggtgtgggatgtgtatatagtagaggtgtgaggatgtgtattgagtagaggtgtgggatgtgtatatagtagaggtgtgggatgtgtatatagtagaggtgtgtggatgtgtatatagtagaggtgtgaggatgtgtatatagtagaggtgtgaggatgtgtatatagtagaggtgtgggatgtgtatatagtagaggtgtgtggatgtgtatatagtagaggtgtgaggatgtgtatatagtagaggtgtgaggatgtgtattgggtagaggtgtgaggatgtgtattgagtagaggtgtgggatgtgtatatagtagaggtgtgaggatgtgtattgggtagaggtgtgaggatgtgtattgagtagaggtgtgggatgtgtattgggtagaggtgtgggatgtgtatataatagaggtgtgaggatgtgtatatagtagaggtgtgaggatgtgtatatagtagaggtgtggggatgtgtatataatagaggtgtgaggatgtgtatataatagaggtgtgaggatgtgtatatagtagaggtgtggggatgtgtattgggtagaggtgtggggatgtgtatataatagaggtgtgaggatgtgtatatagtagaggtgtgggatgtgtatatagtagaggtgtggggatgtgtatatagtagaggtgtgggatgtgtatatagtagaggtgtgggatgtgtatatagtagaggtgtgaggatgtgtatatagtagaggtgtgaggatgtgtatatagtagaggtgtgggatgtgtatatagtagaggtgtggggatgtgtattgagtagaggtgtgggatgtgtattgggtataggtgtgggatgtgtatatagtagaggtgtgaggatgtctatatagtagaggtgtgaggatgtgtatatagtagaggtgtgggatgtgtatatagtagaggtgtgaggatgtgtatatagtagaggtgtgggatgtgtatataatagaggtgtgaggatgtgtattgagtagaggtgtggggatgtgtattgggtagaggtgtgaggatgtgtatatagtagaggtgtgggaggtgtattgggtagaggtgtgatgatgtgtattgggtagaggtgtgaggatgtgtattgggtagaggtgtgggatgtgtatataatagaggtgtggggatgtgtattgagtagaggtgtgaggatgtgtatataatagaggtgtgggatgtgtatataatagaggtgtggggatgtgtattgagtagaggtgtgaggatgtgtatataatagaggtgtggggatgtgtatatagtagaggtgtgaggatgtgtatataatagaggtgtggggatgtgtattgagtagaggtgtgaggatgtgtatataatagaggtgtgaggatgtgtatataatagaggtgtggggatgtgtattgggtagaggtgtgaggatgtgtatataatagaggtgtgaggatgtgtatataatagaggtgtgaggatgtgtatataatagaggtgtgggatgtgtatatagtagaggtgtgaggatgtgtattgagtagaggtgtggggatgtgtattgggtagaggtgtgatgatgtgtattgggtagaggtgtgaggatgtgtatatagtagaggtgtgggatgtgtattgggtagaggtgtgaggatgtgtattgagtagaggtgtgaggatgtgtatatagtagaggtgtgaggatgtgtattgagtagaggtgtgatgatgtgtattgagtagaggtgtgaggatgtctatatagtagaggtgtgaggatgtctatatagtagaggtgtgggatgtgtatatagtagaggtgtgaggatgtgtattgagtagaggtgtgaggatgtgtatatagtagaggtgtgaggatgtgtattgagtagaggtgcgatgatgtgtattgagtagaggtgtggggatgtgtatatagtagaggtgtgggatgtgtatatagtagaggtgtgggatgtgtattgggtagaggtgtgaggatgtgtatatagtagaggtgtggggatgtgtattgggtagaggtgtggggatgtgtatatagtagaggtgtgggatgtgtattgagtagaggtgtgggatgtgtatatagtagaggtgtgaggatgtgtatatagtagaggtgtgaggatgtgtatatagtagaggtgtgggatgtgtatatagtagaggtgtgaggatgtgtatatagtagaggtgtgggatgtgtatatagtagaggtgtgaggatgtgtattgggtagaggtgtggggatgtgtatatagtagaggtgtggggatgtgtatatagtagaggtgtggggatgtgtatatagtagaggtgtgaggatgtgtattgggtagaggtgtgaggatgtgtatatagtagaggtgtgaggatgtgtattgagtagaggtgtgtggatgtgtattgggtagaggtgtggggatgtgtattgagtagaggtgtgaggatgtgtatataatagaggtgtgaggatgtgtattgggtagaggtgtgaggatgtgtattgagtagaggtgtggggatgtgtatatagtagaggtgtgatgatgtgtatataatagaggtgtgaggatgtgtattgagtagaggtgtgaggatgtgtattgagtagaggtgtgtggatgtgtattgggtagaggtgtggggatgtgtattgagtagaggtatgaggatgtgtatataataGAGGTGTGAGTatgtgtattgggtagaggtgtgggatgtgtattgagtagaggtgtgggatgtgtattgagtagatgtgtgaggatgtgtattgagtagaggtgtggggatgtgtattgagtagaggtgtggggatgtgtattgggtagaggtgtggggatgtgtattgagtagaggtatgaggatgtgtatataatagaggtgtgaggatgtgtattgggtagaggtgtgggatgtgtattgagtagaggtgtgggatgtgtattgagtagatgtgtgaggatgtgtattgagtagaggtgtgaggatcaGGACAGGTGTTTGTTGCACACGTGCAGAATGTATAGAACACGGGAACAGGCGTCCTGGGAGGCGGGCCAACAGGGCACTAGTTCATTTTTTTCTTGTACTTTAGACAGATTTGTCAAAATATCCCTCTTTTTTTTGGGCCCTCGCTAGTTTGCATCCCTGTCCCCAGGCCCCGTTCCAATCCACACCACCTACCCTTCTCCATAGTGGCTCTGCTGTCCCCAGGCCCCGTTCCAAACACCAACTTCTAAGTGGCTCTGCTGTCCCCAGGCCCCGTTCCAATCCACACCAACTACCCTTCTCCATAGTGGCTCTGCTGTCCCCAGGCCCCGTTCCAATCCACACCACCTACCCTTCTCCATAGTGGCTCTGGTGTCCCCAGGCCCGTTCAATCCACCACCTACCCTTCTCCATAGTGGCTCTGGTGTCCCCAGGCCCCGTTCCAATCCACACCACCTACCCTTCTCCATAGTGGCTCTGCTGTCCCCAGGCCCCGTTCCAATCCACACCACCTACCCTTCTCCATAGTGGCTCTGCTGTCCCCAGGCCCCGTTCCAATCCACACCACCTACCCTTCTCCATAGTGGCTCTGGTGTCCCCAGGCCCCGTTCCAATCCACACCACCTACCCTTCTCCATAGTGGCTCTGGTGTCCCCAGGCCCCGTTCCAATCCACACCACCACATggtcccttgagcaaggcacttaaccctaattgctcctgtaagtcgctctggataagagcgtctgctaaatgactaaaatgtaaatgtaaaaatgtccccTGAGAGATCCTAacccctgtgtctctctgtctctgtctgtctgtctgtgtggtctctgtctgtctgtctgtctgtgtggtctctgtctgtctgtgtggtctctgtctgtctgtctgtttttgtggtctctgtctctgtctgtctgtgtggtctctgtctgtctgtgtggtgtctgtctgtctgtctgcgtggtgtctgtctgtctgcgtggtctctgtctgtctgtctgtgtggtctctgtctgtctgtgtggtctctgtctgtctgcgtggtgtctgtctgtgtggtctctgtctgtctgtctgtctatgtggtctctgtctgtctgtgtggtctctgtctgtctgtctgtgtggtctctgtctgtgtggtctctgtctgtctgtctgtgtggtgtctctgtctgtctgtctgtctgtgtggtctctgtctgtctgtctgtctgtctgtctgtgtggtctctgtctgtgtggtctctgtctgtctgtctgtgtggtctctgtctgtctgtctgtgtggtgtctctgtctgtctgtctgtctgtgtggtctctgtctgtctgtctgtgtggtgtctctgtctgtctgtctgtctgtctgtgtggtctctgtctgtctgtctgtgtggtgtctctgtctgtctgtctgtgtggtctctgtctgtctgtctgtgtgtgtggtctctgtctgtctgtctgtgtggtctctgtctgtgtggtctctgtctgtctgtctgtctgtctgtgtggtgtgtctgtctgtctgtctgtgtggtctctgtctgtctgtctgtctgtgtggtgtctctgtctgtctgtgtggtctctgtctgtctgtctgtgtgtgtggtctctgtctgtctgtctgcgtggtctctgtctgtctgtctgtctgtctgtgtggtctctgtctgtctgtctgtgtggtctctgtctgtctgtctgtctgtctggtctctgtctgtctgtctgtctgtgtggtctctgtctgtctgtgtggtctctgtctgtctgtctgtctgtgtggtctctgtctgtctgtctgtctctctctgtctgtctgtctgtctgtgtggtctctgtctgtctgtctgtctgtctgtgtggtgtctgtctgtctgtctgtctgcgtggtctctgtctgtctgtctgtctgtctgtgtggtctctgtctgtctgtctgtctgtgtggtctctgtctgtctgtctgtctggtctctgtctgtctgtctgtgtggtctctgtctctgtctgtctgtctgtgtggtctctgtctgtctgtctctgtctgtctgtctgtctgtctgtctgtctgtggtgtctgtctgtctgtctgtctgcgtggtctctgtctgtctgtctgtctgtctgtctgtgtggttttGTCTGTCTGGCGTGGGTCTCTTGTCTTCCCAGGTTCTGCTGGCCCAGCTCAGCCTCAACTCCTCTGATGACTTCGTTCAGggtggaggacgaggaggaggagtggcCCAGCGTGCCTTCCCTCGCCATGCCACACAGGGGCGCCGCCGTGCCCTGGCCAGCGCTGACAGCTCATTGGCTGATCTGGGGAACAGCGGTGTAACCAACAGTAAAGGTTTCCCGAGAGATATCTCTCTGAATGAATCGTCCGATCGCTCCTCGGGACCCTGCCACAGGaaacctctcttctcctccacccccagctcacgctccctccctcctccacacctcctccatccctccatctctccctccaccagtGGCATCATCTCTCTGAGCACCACCCAGGAGGAGCTGGATGTTCCAGAGGACCCCCTccgtccctctctgtctgcctcactCGCAGAGCCCCGTCCTGGGCTACGCCAGCTGTCACCCTTGGGACAGGCATCGAGACAACCAGAGGTAGGAAACTGTGAAGAGCCAACTCGCCGTGGATCAACCAGTCTGAGGAGTAGCAGTAGCCGGAATGGAGGCTCAGTGATCCAAGATGGCGTCGGTGATCAGCTGAGCCTGGATCTGTTCTCTGTGGTTTCCTGTGAGCAGACTGGCCCAGACGGGGCCGGGGAGGAAACTGAGAGCGGCAGCCATTTTGTGTCAGCAACAGTGGGACAGGATTGGCTGGTTGAGGTAGTGAAGGAGAGGTGTCTGACACGCTGCTGTGTCGTACGGCTAGAGAGAGTGGACAAACCTCACGGCGACACCGCGTACTCATCCTGCATCGACCATACACGGTCACACAACAGTGGGGGATCTGTTGACCACACGCGGTCGGTGACTGGTGGTCAGTCCATCGACCACTCAGAGATCTGTGATCCCTCCGGAGACCACACGGGGTCAGTGAATGACAGTCAGTCTGGAGACCACATACTCAACACCGATCAGTCCGATGTCCAGATTCTCCCAGTGAATGACGGTCAGTCTGCAGACCGTGCAGGCAACAGCGGTCGGTCTCTGGACTGTACAGTCTCTATCAGCCAGACCAATGAGGAGCCTGTCGGTCTGGAGGTCAGGGCGAAGCAGAGATGTCTGACCACACACTGTCAGGTACAGCTGCAGAGGCTGACCGTAACCCGACCACACGGAGAGACCAGCCTGACCGTATCCCGACCACACGGAGAGACCAGCCTGACCGTATCCCGACCACACGGAGAGACCAGCCTGACCGTATCCCGACCACACGGAGAGACCAGCCTGACCGTATCCCGACCACACGGAGAGACCAGCCTGACCGTATCCCGACCACACGGAGAGACCAGCCTGACCGTATCCCGACCACACGGAGAGACCAGCCTGACCGTATCCCGACCACACGGAGAGACCAGCCTGACCGTATCCCGACCACACGGAGAGACCAGCCTGACCGTATCCCGACCACACGGAGAGACCAGCCTGACCGTATCCCAACCACACGGAGAGACCAGCCTGACCGTATCCCAACCACACAGAGAGACCAGCCTGACCGTATCCCGACCACACAGAGAGACCAGCCTGACCGTATCCCGACCACACAGAGAGACCAGCCTGACCGTAACCCGACCACACAGAGAGACCAGCCTGACCGTAACCCAACCACACAGAGAGACTGCATACTCCTCTTCCCTCGACCACACACGGTCAGATAGTGATCAGTGTTTAAAAAGCGACCAGTCCGGTGACCACAACACGCGGTCGGACAGCGGT
Above is a window of Coregonus clupeaformis isolate EN_2021a unplaced genomic scaffold, ASM2061545v1 scaf0170, whole genome shotgun sequence DNA encoding:
- the LOC123481014 gene encoding uncharacterized protein LOC123481014, translating into MNRAGRPLFMKTYGKQNRKLEAWISPDNRKQVFASTSSSDLSVAEPSSPKPPARRGRKRSTADGSRAMRPAKTKTLSWTADGSRATRPAKTKALSCLRETDSDEENVFIVPPPLPHTQTQQQSSNTARKPVLRCAGRKAQRVVSTSESDGETATSRQQNPKRPKHTTARAKTRTHPSPVLAPGRFVTHRKGAETAKHKAPKRKLSVLLAQLSLNSSDDFVQGGGRGGGVAQRAFPRHATQGRRRALASADSSLADLGNSGVTNSKGFPRDISLNESSDRSSGPCHRKPLFSSTPSSRSLPPPHLLHPSISPSTSGIISLSTTQEELDVPEDPLRPSLSASLAEPRPGLRQLSPLGQASRQPEVGNCEEPTRRGSTSLRSSSSRNGGSVIQDGVGDQLSLDLFSVVSCEQTGPDGAGEETESGSHFVSATVGQDWLVEVVKERCLTRCCVVRLERVDKPHGDTAYSSCIDHTRSHNSGGSVDHTRSVTGGQSIDHSEICDPSGDHTGSVNDSQSGDHILNTDQSDVQILPVNDGQSADRAGNSGRSLDCTVSISQTNEEPVGLEVRAKQRCLTTHCQVQLQRLTVTRPHGETSLTVSRPHGETSLTVSRPHGETSLTVSRPHGETSLTVSRPHGETSLTVSRPHGETSLTVSRPHGETSLTVSRPHGETSLTVSRPHGETSLTVSRPHGETSLTVSQPHGETSLTVSQPHRETSLTVSRPHRETSLTVSRPHRETSLTVTRPHRETSLTVTQPHRETAYSSSLDHTRSDSDQCLKSDQSGDHNTRSDSGAADDHARSENVHKEKDSLVPKDNVPKRRKAGGILRESKRRSVSRERPATSRKAGVSGVSGNRWGRRDGAPNSRAAPPPGRAGDCSLTDLLSAQQTHKISSLSDSIVLGTPVRSNRLHLSSLLVNLTPDTHSWSRLKAALSLHRKTKAFLTPKTLPLYLLSSPGGRS